The Pyrococcus kukulkanii genome contains a region encoding:
- a CDS encoding MFS transporter: MSSVKSRKNRNIVGLKSREKAARKVRHGQWFYSFIPFKIFTGGMSQLIPIIAIQEGGTSVDLGYLGGAGSLASMLGGVFWGRLSDKFGRRKVFSDLGIYW; this comes from the coding sequence ATGAGTAGCGTGAAAAGTAGAAAAAATAGGAATATTGTAGGGCTAAAATCAAGGGAAAAAGCTGCAAGAAAAGTAAGGCATGGTCAGTGGTTCTACTCTTTCATACCCTTCAAGATTTTCACAGGAGGTATGTCACAGCTTATCCCAATCATTGCGATTCAGGAAGGGGGAACTTCAGTTGATCTTGGATACCTTGGAGGTGCCGGTAGTTTAGCCTCTATGCTCGGGGGAGTATTTTGGGGGAGACTCAGCGATAAATTTGGAAGAAGAAAGGTTTTTTCTGATCTTGGGATTTATTGGTAG